In the genome of Paenibacillus pabuli, one region contains:
- a CDS encoding 2'-5' RNA ligase family protein — protein sequence MHFDKVGISHFMNRFENLNPHITLAVYTDISDLEGFKEQLKIYFDNVSPLRLRFDIVATFPTSGTIFLAPTITDELQRVHKDYYKKLDKYNNHASIYYSPDQWNPHCTLGTQLSREAIAKGIHDVVNEFEPMEGVIERMSLVKIELSEERNRNITIFEKSFVS from the coding sequence ATGCACTTTGACAAAGTTGGAATCAGTCATTTTATGAATAGATTTGAGAACTTAAATCCTCATATAACGCTTGCCGTTTATACGGATATTTCTGATTTGGAAGGATTTAAAGAACAACTGAAAATCTATTTTGATAATGTTTCTCCTCTTCGTTTAAGATTTGATATCGTAGCTACCTTTCCAACCTCGGGAACGATATTTCTAGCGCCTACTATAACGGACGAACTTCAACGTGTACATAAGGATTATTATAAGAAGTTAGACAAATATAATAATCATGCGAGTATATATTATAGCCCAGACCAATGGAATCCACATTGTACCCTGGGAACACAATTAAGTAGAGAAGCGATCGCTAAGGGAATTCATGATGTAGTAAATGAATTTGAACCTATGGAAGGAGTCATAGAAAGAATGAGTTTAGTGAAAATTGAGCTGTCAGAAGAAAGGAACAGGAATATAACCATATTTGAAAAATCTTTTGTAAGTTAA
- a CDS encoding histidine phosphatase family protein — protein MKTIIYMVRHGESPYNEGNERTRGLTPKGKTDIEKVTKLLIGEEVDMIISSPYTRAMLSVEGLAEHLKLDLKVYEDLRERHFASYNIENAELMSSIRESFNDYDYTLPGGESNADCQKRAISVLKPILKEHRGKKIAIGTHGLVMTLMMNHFDSAFGLEFLNQLKKPDIYKMQFEDLELEKVTRMWND, from the coding sequence ATGAAGACAATTATCTATATGGTTAGGCATGGAGAATCACCATACAACGAAGGAAATGAAAGAACAAGAGGGCTTACTCCAAAAGGAAAGACCGATATTGAAAAAGTAACGAAATTACTTATAGGTGAAGAAGTAGACATGATTATATCAAGTCCTTATACACGAGCAATGCTGAGTGTTGAAGGATTGGCCGAACACTTAAAGTTAGATCTTAAAGTATATGAAGATCTTAGAGAGCGACATTTTGCATCTTACAATATTGAAAATGCAGAGTTAATGTCTAGTATCAGAGAGAGTTTTAATGATTATGATTATACCTTGCCGGGTGGAGAGTCCAATGCTGATTGTCAGAAAAGAGCAATCTCAGTTCTAAAGCCCATATTAAAGGAACACAGAGGGAAGAAAATAGCAATCGGGACTCATGGCCTTGTGATGACTTTGATGATGAATCATTTTGATTCAGCTTTTGGCTTGGAGTTTTTGAATCAATTAAAGAAACCAGATATTTATAAAATGCAATTCGAGGACTTAGAATTAGAAAAAGTAACAAGAATGTGGAATGATTAG
- a CDS encoding YfiT family bacillithiol transferase gives MDTNKQYPIGQFSPRHNITCKERSNLINQISIITNTLKEICKSLDSDQLNTPYRPEGWTINQIIHHLADNDMNAYIRFKRALTEDEPLANSYREDLWAELIDYRDIPIENSIRLLGILHERFIILLKNLSPDDFQRKLRTQVLGLITLDIALQRFIWHNRHHIAQIESIIISKGW, from the coding sequence GTGGACACAAATAAGCAGTATCCGATTGGACAATTTAGCCCACGTCACAACATTACTTGTAAAGAACGTTCCAACTTGATTAATCAGATTTCAATAATAACAAATACCTTAAAAGAAATATGCAAGAGTCTCGACTCTGATCAACTAAATACACCTTATCGTCCTGAAGGATGGACTATAAATCAAATCATTCATCATCTAGCTGATAATGATATGAATGCCTATATCAGGTTTAAGAGGGCATTAACTGAAGATGAGCCGCTAGCTAATTCATACCGAGAAGACCTATGGGCAGAACTCATAGATTACAGGGATATACCTATTGAAAATTCAATTCGACTGCTAGGAATACTCCACGAACGCTTTATTATTCTTCTCAAGAATCTATCTCCTGATGACTTTCAGAGGAAACTAAGAACTCAAGTTCTAGGCTTAATAACACTAGATATAGCACTTCAAAGGTTTATATGGCATAACCGCCATCACATTGCACAAATTGAATCAATAATAATATCAAAAGGTTGGTAA
- a CDS encoding DUF3626 domain-containing protein, with product MSNNRQLTRSQNAAIEYISICARSQKREAQASLKEIFQFSNIPWNTFEEAVHKIKSHARVALHFHPDRPVVDMKSVAQSLLEQGIYKSQFETFISNGSVSAYVGGARDLWEEKLFGGAYQIEGATNFERPKYGALHLLLHPDGPSPRFGSCYFLLKPNTLHRCTFTYGGSQDAPKENGTYEELDTILSALFTDAFFREYAIGEKDLTSRKLIDQLLYNLERPLGDLSKLAPHRNLNHFIETQVHGDIVLEDDVEILVADPSFKGTEIGNYLEQICIKYSIELFWHMGFTMRAEEVPSDFRGPTMPSLAKRIASNGNIDAGVIGNAVNDLKRNPDLWSDRGNYEEVLQELKYMWHLLVRYGKSIEKLYKG from the coding sequence GTGTCGAACAACAGACAACTTACAAGATCTCAGAACGCAGCAATTGAATATATAAGTATTTGCGCGAGATCCCAAAAAAGAGAAGCCCAAGCATCACTGAAAGAAATTTTTCAGTTTTCAAATATTCCTTGGAATACCTTTGAAGAAGCAGTTCATAAGATTAAATCCCATGCAAGGGTGGCTTTACATTTTCATCCTGATCGTCCGGTTGTAGATATGAAAAGTGTGGCTCAATCATTATTAGAGCAGGGAATCTATAAAAGTCAGTTCGAGACTTTCATATCCAATGGGAGCGTATCGGCATATGTAGGTGGTGCACGGGATCTTTGGGAGGAAAAACTATTTGGTGGAGCTTATCAGATAGAGGGTGCAACCAACTTTGAAAGGCCAAAGTATGGAGCTCTTCATTTGTTGTTACATCCGGATGGACCGTCTCCACGATTCGGATCTTGTTATTTTCTTTTAAAACCGAATACTTTACATCGCTGTACGTTCACTTACGGTGGCTCTCAAGATGCTCCAAAGGAAAACGGGACATACGAGGAATTAGACACTATTTTATCTGCGCTTTTTACGGATGCTTTCTTTCGGGAATATGCTATTGGAGAAAAAGATCTTACTTCTAGAAAATTGATAGATCAGCTATTGTACAATCTGGAACGTCCGTTAGGGGATCTCTCAAAGCTGGCCCCACATCGGAATCTTAACCATTTTATCGAAACTCAAGTTCATGGAGATATAGTTCTTGAAGATGATGTGGAAATTTTAGTAGCTGACCCATCGTTCAAAGGAACAGAAATAGGGAATTACTTAGAGCAAATCTGCATCAAATATTCCATTGAGCTATTTTGGCATATGGGATTTACGATGCGTGCAGAGGAAGTGCCCTCTGATTTTAGGGGTCCAACCATGCCATCATTAGCGAAGCGAATTGCAAGCAACGGTAACATTGACGCAGGTGTGATCGGGAATGCTGTCAACGATTTGAAACGCAATCCTGATCTCTGGTCTGACAGAGGTAACTACGAAGAAGTGCTTCAGGAATTAAAATACATGTGGCATTTACTCGTTCGATATGGCAAATCGATAGAAAAGCTGTATAAAGGATGA
- a CDS encoding phosphotransferase-like protein, with translation MDKGKIIFLNGVTSSGKTSIVEAMQNYTEPFFYVVANDLFENTIGDKHLQTDYWKYLSEAIMIMYHTAKLFSDHGKNVLIDGILVERPELKPHYDKVQDIFDGYPLDIVEVYCPLDLCRKRNIERGDRREDQSDEQAKIMSQHIHYSCSVDTSLNTPEECAEMIITSVFKK, from the coding sequence ATGGATAAAGGGAAAATTATATTTTTGAATGGCGTAACCAGTTCAGGTAAAACTTCAATCGTAGAAGCGATGCAAAATTACACTGAGCCCTTTTTTTATGTTGTGGCCAATGATCTTTTTGAAAATACGATTGGTGATAAACATTTGCAAACAGACTACTGGAAGTATTTAAGTGAAGCCATCATGATCATGTATCATACCGCAAAATTATTTTCGGATCATGGAAAGAATGTTTTAATCGATGGGATACTTGTTGAAAGACCGGAATTAAAGCCGCATTATGACAAAGTCCAAGATATATTTGATGGATATCCTTTGGATATTGTTGAGGTTTACTGCCCGTTAGATCTTTGTCGTAAGCGAAATATAGAACGTGGTGACAGAAGAGAAGATCAATCCGATGAGCAAGCTAAAATAATGTCGCAACATATTCACTATAGCTGCTCAGTCGATACGAGTTTGAATACACCGGAAGAATGTGCAGAAATGATTATCACATCAGTATTCAAAAAATAG
- a CDS encoding zinc dependent phospholipase C family protein has translation MGSRIMHLIVANRIADSLSIVDKTPFLLGNIAPDAVTTKDSSHFFAGDIQDYSRNVDYKGFLHKYRLQAADLYVLGYFTHLIADDIWLKGFNLPWLRNRMEANEGLYKQYHNDFKLLNGKLLEHYGYEEELRRRLNYIPTIPDLEEVKSTDVKKFVPCVFDDLDYDKEILNETLHVFTFEQIIGYLETSVDMGILNMKYIKIKYNL, from the coding sequence ATGGGTTCAAGAATAATGCATTTGATTGTGGCAAACAGAATTGCAGATTCGCTATCTATTGTAGATAAGACGCCTTTTTTACTTGGAAATATTGCACCGGATGCTGTTACAACAAAAGATTCCTCACATTTTTTTGCTGGTGATATTCAGGATTATTCAAGGAACGTAGACTATAAAGGATTTTTACATAAGTATCGATTACAGGCAGCAGACCTTTACGTTCTGGGTTATTTCACACATTTAATTGCCGATGACATATGGTTGAAAGGTTTTAATTTACCTTGGTTAAGGAACAGAATGGAAGCTAATGAGGGACTATATAAACAGTATCATAATGACTTTAAATTATTGAATGGGAAGTTGCTTGAACATTATGGATATGAAGAGGAATTAAGAAGAAGGCTCAATTATATTCCAACAATACCGGATTTAGAGGAAGTTAAATCTACAGATGTCAAAAAGTTTGTGCCGTGTGTATTTGACGATTTGGATTATGACAAAGAAATTTTAAATGAAACCCTTCATGTTTTTACTTTTGAGCAGATCATTGGATACTTAGAGACATCAGTCGATATGGGAATATTGAATATGAAGTATATAAAGATAAAGTACAATTTGTAA
- a CDS encoding class I SAM-dependent methyltransferase: MNKNIVYETNSSYWDTKGNDFLRAIVLPFYGAFVTEEKCQLFGDVSGKKMLEIGCGDGQSLQYQGERKAAELWGMDISGKQIEKATQHLTACGLSAKLICSPMEEECDLPLDYFDFVYSIYAIGWTTDLEGTFCRIASYLKKDGIFIFSWSHPIHRSIVEENNRFSFNKSYFDESWYSVSPDFCQGELTLSDRKLSTYINALAKAGFVIDQMIEETDQEIIQLQDVHNDLVKRAKMFPVTFVIKARKL; this comes from the coding sequence ATGAACAAGAATATTGTTTATGAAACAAACAGCTCCTATTGGGATACAAAAGGAAATGACTTTTTAAGAGCAATCGTACTTCCTTTTTATGGAGCATTTGTAACAGAGGAAAAATGCCAACTTTTTGGCGATGTCTCAGGAAAAAAGATGTTAGAGATAGGCTGTGGGGATGGTCAATCTTTGCAATATCAGGGAGAGCGTAAAGCAGCTGAGCTATGGGGGATGGACATATCAGGAAAACAAATTGAAAAGGCAACGCAACATTTGACAGCGTGTGGTCTTTCAGCAAAATTGATCTGTTCTCCCATGGAAGAAGAATGTGACCTCCCCTTGGATTATTTTGACTTTGTTTATTCGATTTACGCCATAGGTTGGACAACTGACCTTGAAGGTACTTTTTGTCGGATCGCTTCTTATTTGAAAAAGGACGGCATATTTATTTTCAGTTGGTCTCATCCAATTCACAGATCTATTGTTGAAGAGAATAATAGATTTTCTTTTAACAAGAGTTATTTTGATGAATCCTGGTATTCGGTATCTCCTGATTTTTGTCAAGGTGAGCTGACGTTGTCTGATCGTAAACTATCAACCTATATCAATGCGTTGGCGAAAGCAGGGTTTGTTATCGATCAAATGATTGAAGAAACCGATCAGGAAATAATCCAATTGCAAGATGTACATAATGATCTCGTAAAAAGAGCGAAAATGTTTCCTGTAACCTTCGTTATCAAAGCAAGAAAACTTTAA
- a CDS encoding GNAT family N-acetyltransferase, whose product MVTLKLHTEKPILPSDLMGLYQDAGWWPNRDENGILQLLVSGVAIGAWKDDILVGFCRSISDGIYRAYVEDVVVLSTYRNKGIGKLMVKRLLDELKDIDVISLFCTEDLDGFYEWSGFKRTKQIVMHYKN is encoded by the coding sequence ATGGTAACATTAAAATTACATACAGAGAAACCGATTCTACCATCTGACCTAATGGGTCTTTATCAAGATGCTGGTTGGTGGCCTAACCGAGATGAGAATGGAATATTACAGCTACTTGTTAGCGGTGTTGCAATAGGAGCTTGGAAAGATGATATATTAGTTGGTTTCTGTAGGTCTATTTCAGACGGAATATATCGGGCTTATGTAGAAGATGTTGTTGTATTAAGTACGTACAGAAATAAAGGAATAGGAAAACTAATGGTCAAAAGACTTTTAGATGAACTGAAAGATATTGACGTTATTAGTTTGTTTTGTACAGAGGATTTGGATGGTTTTTACGAATGGTCAGGATTTAAACGGACAAAGCAAATTGTAATGCATTATAAGAATTAA
- a CDS encoding GNAT family N-acetyltransferase — MFKYEMDDSSYLSLLEIKHAETLFKLINRNRDHIGEWLKFPSLTLEANDSKSFIERTRIRFAKQEGYWLGIWSEGNLVGSIGYLYLDQENKKTEIGYWLGKEYEGKGLITKSIKVLINHAFDELKLNKIEIGAATDNIKSRAIPEKLGFKREGELRDYEYINGRFLDRIIYGLKANEWRTL, encoded by the coding sequence ATGTTTAAATACGAAATGGATGATTCTTCTTATTTATCGCTATTGGAAATTAAACATGCAGAAACATTATTTAAATTGATTAACAGAAATAGGGATCATATAGGTGAGTGGTTGAAGTTTCCTAGTCTCACTTTAGAAGCAAATGATTCAAAGAGCTTTATAGAAAGAACACGCATAAGATTTGCCAAGCAAGAAGGATACTGGTTAGGAATATGGAGTGAGGGTAACCTTGTGGGGTCTATTGGTTACTTATATCTAGATCAAGAGAACAAAAAAACTGAAATTGGCTATTGGCTAGGTAAAGAATATGAGGGTAAGGGATTAATTACTAAATCTATTAAAGTGCTAATAAATCATGCTTTTGACGAACTGAAATTAAATAAAATTGAGATAGGTGCAGCTACAGACAATATAAAGAGCCGTGCAATTCCTGAGAAATTAGGGTTTAAACGTGAAGGTGAACTAAGAGATTACGAATATATCAATGGAAGGTTTCTAGATAGAATAATCTATGGATTGAAAGCTAATGAATGGAGAACGTTATAG
- a CDS encoding AAA family ATPase — protein MLRSVYIISGPAGIGKSTTSRKLVEHLDRSSYISGDDISHLPVNGRGKPWICQETHKLTWTNILSLVKNLFEFNYDVVIDYVTFPSEANWLACELERMNVNVRVVYVVFMVDHETIIRRDQLRDPSIQMGERSVILLNEFIEALKDERHILNTQDYSVDQLEEVIEEILNNNRFLIS, from the coding sequence ATGTTAAGATCCGTTTATATTATTTCCGGTCCCGCCGGTATTGGAAAATCAACAACTTCAAGGAAACTTGTTGAACATTTGGATCGCAGTTCATATATATCTGGTGATGATATTAGTCATCTACCTGTAAACGGGAGGGGAAAGCCGTGGATCTGTCAAGAAACTCATAAGCTGACTTGGACAAATATATTGAGTTTAGTGAAGAACCTATTTGAATTTAATTACGATGTTGTTATAGATTATGTGACGTTTCCATCGGAGGCTAACTGGTTAGCCTGTGAACTGGAAAGAATGAATGTAAATGTAAGGGTTGTTTATGTAGTATTTATGGTTGATCATGAAACAATTATTAGAAGAGATCAGTTAAGAGATCCATCGATACAAATGGGAGAACGAAGTGTAATACTATTAAATGAATTTATTGAGGCGTTAAAAGACGAAAGGCATATATTAAATACCCAAGATTATTCTGTTGACCAACTAGAAGAAGTGATTGAGGAGATATTAAATAATAATAGATTTTTGATAAGCTGA
- a CDS encoding GNAT family N-acetyltransferase: MVHRNGPEVRIEPWDKGDLDLLRQLNSPEMTVHFGGPETEEKILARHKRYYEIAQNGTGKMFKILLLPHLEVVGSVGYWDQTWKEESIYEIGWSVLSEYQGKGIATEATAKAIDSIRSETKKHKFIHAFPKTKNPASNAICRKLGFSYMGECDFEYPIGTTIRCNDWRLAVEEN; encoded by the coding sequence ATGGTACATAGGAATGGGCCGGAGGTAAGAATTGAACCATGGGACAAAGGAGATTTAGATTTGCTTCGCCAATTAAATTCGCCTGAGATGACAGTACACTTCGGAGGACCAGAGACTGAGGAAAAAATTCTAGCTCGTCATAAACGCTATTATGAAATCGCCCAAAATGGAACTGGGAAAATGTTCAAAATCCTCCTGCTTCCGCATCTTGAAGTCGTGGGTAGTGTAGGGTATTGGGATCAGACGTGGAAAGAAGAATCGATTTACGAGATAGGATGGAGTGTTTTATCCGAATATCAGGGTAAAGGAATAGCGACAGAAGCAACAGCGAAGGCCATAGATTCTATCCGTTCTGAAACGAAGAAACATAAATTCATTCACGCTTTTCCTAAAACCAAGAATCCCGCTTCGAATGCCATTTGTCGCAAGCTGGGCTTTTCGTATATGGGTGAGTGTGATTTTGAATACCCTATTGGGACTACCATACGATGTAATGACTGGAGATTGGCAGTAGAAGAAAATTAA
- a CDS encoding GNAT family N-acetyltransferase, whose translation MSHFPKIETKRLVLRELTYNDSTELFQFFSLDEVTKFYDVESFTNIKQAEELIQRWNERFETGQAIRWGITLKSENKVIGTCGFHGWMKNHYKAVIGYELTPEYWHQGIMTEVVEKVIEYGFNTLGLNRIEAFVEPENVGSRKVLEKIGFREEGILKENYYWKNRFVDNAIYAFLKKDYKVQ comes from the coding sequence ATGTCTCACTTTCCCAAGATAGAAACAAAAAGACTGGTATTAAGAGAGTTAACATATAATGATTCCACAGAACTATTTCAATTTTTTTCATTGGATGAAGTTACGAAGTTTTATGATGTGGAGAGTTTTACCAACATTAAACAAGCAGAAGAATTAATTCAAAGATGGAATGAAAGATTTGAAACAGGACAAGCCATTCGTTGGGGAATCACTTTGAAGTCGGAAAACAAAGTAATCGGAACATGTGGCTTTCATGGCTGGATGAAAAATCATTATAAAGCTGTCATTGGATATGAACTAACACCAGAATATTGGCATCAAGGTATTATGACTGAGGTAGTTGAAAAGGTAATAGAATATGGATTTAATACGCTTGGCTTAAACCGAATTGAAGCATTTGTAGAACCAGAGAATGTGGGATCAAGAAAGGTTCTTGAGAAAATCGGCTTCAGGGAAGAAGGAATATTGAAGGAAAATTATTATTGGAAGAATCGATTTGTTGATAATGCCATTTATGCATTTCTAAAGAAAGACTATAAAGTTCAATAA
- a CDS encoding GNAT family N-acetyltransferase produces MITIRFVSNEDIPHVQSIAHETWNYTYKGIYSEAYIQNFLSRAYSNENLSRSVERDLQSAKRSFLIAEFNGKVVGYAQTRQVKEEEYELLRIYIRPEYHKMGIGKEFILRFTQVLKPINKLFAWVGKENHIGRAFYEKSGFKEIEEMIETIEGHSKTQVKYELETFR; encoded by the coding sequence ATGATTACAATTCGATTTGTTTCAAATGAGGATATCCCACACGTGCAATCCATAGCTCATGAAACATGGAATTATACTTATAAAGGCATATATTCTGAAGCTTACATTCAAAATTTTCTAAGTAGAGCATATTCAAATGAGAATCTAAGTCGATCTGTCGAGAGAGATCTTCAAAGTGCCAAACGGAGTTTTTTAATAGCAGAATTTAATGGCAAAGTGGTTGGATATGCTCAAACAAGACAAGTCAAAGAAGAAGAATATGAATTACTAAGAATCTATATACGACCTGAATATCACAAAATGGGAATAGGAAAAGAGTTCATTCTGAGATTCACTCAAGTTTTAAAACCTATAAATAAACTGTTTGCCTGGGTAGGGAAAGAGAATCATATAGGAAGGGCATTTTATGAGAAAAGTGGATTTAAAGAAATAGAAGAGATGATCGAAACCATAGAAGGGCACAGCAAGACGCAAGTTAAATATGAATTGGAAACTTTTAGGTGA
- a CDS encoding AAA family ATPase, which translates to MFFLQMSGFPGSGKSTLSRQIAKITGAIIIDHDISKSSILKSMENSNLELKVLGMTSYNMDWALIEFYLSQSYDVIFDSPCFYSEMIERGSSLSQKYNAKYKYVECYLNDYQEISKRLQHRERMISQISGTSEEDFRNNINESKRPNDVQCLLVDSSQPIETYLNYVLNYIDEE; encoded by the coding sequence ATGTTTTTTCTTCAAATGTCGGGATTTCCTGGTTCGGGTAAGTCAACGCTCTCAAGACAGATAGCTAAAATAACGGGTGCCATAATTATTGATCATGATATCTCAAAGTCTTCCATATTAAAATCCATGGAGAATAGTAATTTAGAATTAAAAGTTTTAGGTATGACTTCATATAATATGGATTGGGCGTTGATAGAGTTTTATCTCTCCCAAAGCTATGACGTAATATTCGATAGTCCATGCTTTTATTCTGAGATGATTGAAAGAGGTTCATCATTGAGTCAGAAGTATAATGCTAAATATAAGTATGTTGAATGTTACCTGAATGACTATCAGGAAATAAGTAAAAGATTACAACATCGAGAACGGATGATCAGTCAGATTTCGGGCACATCTGAAGAAGACTTTAGAAATAATATTAATGAAAGTAAGAGACCTAATGATGTTCAATGTTTGCTTGTTGATTCGTCACAACCTATAGAGACGTATTTGAATTACGTTTTAAATTATATTGATGAAGAATAA
- a CDS encoding DUF1572 family protein yields the protein MEIELEVIQSMLVKFKSEGKWTLQAISQLSEEDIMWSPNQESNSIANLVAHIRGCVHSRIETIFYDIADSRDRDKEFEFGLKMSMEEAYNMTKESFDIIIQYLEHLSSNPKLLLSQPFINRPPLTFSQVNNETTVLNLMIAMVREIHYHTGQIIYAAKIRKGQLAWQYD from the coding sequence ATGGAAATTGAATTAGAAGTAATTCAGAGTATGTTAGTTAAATTTAAATCTGAAGGTAAATGGACCCTCCAAGCAATCTCACAATTATCAGAAGAAGATATCATGTGGTCACCAAATCAAGAAAGTAATAGTATTGCAAATCTGGTTGCACACATAAGAGGTTGTGTTCACTCAAGAATTGAAACGATATTTTATGATATTGCTGATTCAAGAGACAGGGATAAGGAGTTTGAATTTGGACTTAAAATGTCGATGGAAGAAGCCTATAACATGACTAAGGAATCATTTGATATTATCATTCAATATCTTGAGCACCTCAGTTCCAACCCCAAATTATTGTTATCTCAACCTTTCATTAATCGTCCTCCTCTAACATTCAGTCAAGTAAATAATGAAACAACGGTTTTGAATCTAATGATAGCCATGGTAAGAGAAATTCACTATCACACTGGTCAAATCATATATGCAGCCAAAATAAGGAAAGGGCAGCTAGCTTGGCAATACGATTAA
- a CDS encoding GNAT family N-acetyltransferase — MNEDLKNISSFPQSKEELFYISPRFIYPLTPGQILKLLENRYEPTVIVDEESSQVIAYANLYDYKDDVCWLGNVIVSKDFRGKGASNYLLKTMIMKAKSIYKVKHSLLSCHSTNSRGLAFYHKQGFKPIDMRITDLDEQKIITIQMKLEI; from the coding sequence ATGAATGAAGATTTGAAAAATATAAGTTCTTTTCCTCAATCAAAGGAAGAATTATTTTATATTAGCCCTCGGTTTATATATCCTTTAACACCAGGTCAGATATTAAAGCTTCTTGAGAATCGATACGAACCAACAGTTATTGTTGATGAGGAGTCAAGTCAAGTTATAGCTTATGCTAATTTATATGACTATAAAGATGATGTATGTTGGTTAGGCAATGTTATTGTATCGAAGGATTTTAGAGGAAAAGGTGCTTCTAATTATTTGTTGAAAACGATGATAATGAAGGCAAAATCGATTTATAAAGTTAAACACTCATTATTATCTTGTCATAGCACGAATTCAAGAGGACTAGCATTTTATCACAAGCAAGGATTCAAACCCATTGATATGCGAATAACGGATTTAGATGAACAAAAAATAATAACTATACAAATGAAGTTAGAAATTTAG
- a CDS encoding GNAT family N-acetyltransferase, whose product MEISLSKAGLTEASIIHEMQIKAFMPLLNKYKDYETSPANQTVEQIADRINQSFTDYYLIKEANIPVGAIRIVTKDNNIYRVSPVFILPGYQGRGIAQKVFSIIEDQYSDAQIWELATILEEQRNCYLYEKLGYRQTGDAKQINDKMTIVFYEKRMI is encoded by the coding sequence ATGGAAATCTCATTATCCAAAGCAGGACTTACAGAAGCTTCAATTATTCACGAAATGCAAATAAAGGCATTCATGCCTCTATTAAATAAATATAAAGACTATGAAACAAGTCCAGCAAATCAAACGGTGGAACAAATAGCAGATCGAATCAATCAAAGCTTTACAGATTATTACCTAATAAAAGAAGCAAATATTCCTGTGGGGGCCATAAGAATAGTAACAAAAGATAATAATATCTATCGAGTAAGCCCCGTATTTATTTTACCCGGCTACCAAGGGAGAGGGATCGCACAAAAAGTATTTTCAATAATTGAAGATCAATATAGCGATGCGCAAATATGGGAGTTGGCTACAATCTTAGAAGAGCAGAGAAATTGTTACCTTTATGAAAAATTAGGATATAGACAGACGGGAGATGCAAAACAGATTAACGACAAAATGACAATTGTGTTTTATGAAAAACGCATGATATAG